The Paenibacillus tianjinensis genome has a window encoding:
- a CDS encoding helix-turn-helix transcriptional regulator, whose translation MTNKVIRIFKIINAIQSNPGITATDLAFRCDVALRTIYRDLDMISHFAPVTNEGRGTGYRFLGKFFQYPLDFSEQEALAFSLLPSVLNPDKIPPGFHTAYDKVMGTHLKEKSKQNGILENIADIIQMGKPAYRKESRNFLQPIIGAILEQRSIRTIYHSQSRNTTTEREIDPYYLIPRGQRFYLIGYCHVKGAVRTFRMSRFQQVEVTDSCFDKSGFNIRSYLKHTWSINRGNKYIRFKVRFSPEVARYIKEEELFVHPRMSDGQDGSLLFEVTVNNANEFMKWILQYGPNAEILEPLSARAELQLQLEQWVGLYQ comes from the coding sequence ATGACCAACAAAGTAATTCGAATCTTCAAAATTATCAACGCGATCCAGTCTAATCCCGGAATTACAGCCACCGATCTTGCATTCAGATGTGATGTGGCCCTCCGGACGATTTACAGGGATCTTGATATGATCAGCCATTTTGCCCCGGTTACAAATGAAGGCAGGGGGACCGGCTACAGGTTCCTGGGAAAGTTTTTTCAATATCCGCTGGATTTCTCTGAGCAGGAGGCATTGGCATTCTCCCTTTTGCCCTCAGTGCTGAATCCGGACAAAATCCCCCCGGGTTTTCACACCGCCTATGACAAGGTTATGGGCACACATCTGAAAGAGAAATCTAAGCAGAATGGAATTCTGGAGAACATTGCGGATATTATTCAAATGGGGAAACCGGCTTACCGCAAAGAAAGCCGGAATTTCCTGCAGCCGATTATCGGAGCGATTCTGGAACAAAGGAGCATCCGGACTATTTATCACTCTCAGTCACGCAATACCACAACAGAACGTGAAATTGATCCCTATTATTTAATTCCGCGCGGCCAGCGATTTTATCTTATTGGGTACTGTCATGTTAAGGGGGCCGTCCGTACCTTCCGTATGAGCCGGTTTCAGCAGGTTGAGGTCACGGACTCATGCTTTGACAAAAGCGGGTTTAATATTAGAAGTTATTTGAAGCATACCTGGTCGATTAACCGCGGGAATAAATACATAAGGTTCAAGGTGCGCTTTTCTCCTGAGGTGGCGCGCTACATTAAGGAAGAAGAATTATTTGTTCATCCACGGATGAGCGATGGGCAGGACGGCAGTCTTCTGTTCGAAGTGACTGTTAACAATGCTAATGAGTTCATGAAATGGATATTGCAATATGGCCCCAATGCGGAGATTCTCGAACCCCTGTCGGCCAGAGCGGAGCTTCAACTTCAATTGGAGCAGTGGGTGGGGCTTTATCAGTAG
- the katA gene encoding catalase KatA translates to MSQSNNKLTTSWGAPVGDNQNSMTAGSRGPTLLQDVHLLEKLAHFNRERVPERVVHAKGAGAHGYFEVTQDLSQYTKAAFLSEVGKRTPMFIRFSTVAGELGSADTVRDPRGFAVKFYTEEGNYDLVGNNTPVFFIRDAIKFPDFIHTQKRHPQTHLKNPNAVWDFWSLSPESLHQVTILMSDRGIPATLRHMHGFGSHTFKWVNAEGKAVWVKYHFKTEQGVRNLDVNLAAQLAGENPDYHTEDLFNAIDKGDFPAWRLCVQIMPEEDADTYRFDPFDVTKVWSQKDYPLIEVGRMVLDRNPENYFAEVEQATFSPGSFVPGIEASPDKMLQGRLFAYADAHRYRVGANHNQLPINRPVAEVNNNQRDGAMNSTSNGGGSVYYEPNSFGGATESPQHKPAAFKVSGQADSVPYDHNDHYTQAGDLYRLLSEEERARLVQNIVGAMTPVEYDEIKIRQIGHFYKADPEFGQRVAAGLGLPVPAAE, encoded by the coding sequence ATGAGTCAAAGCAATAACAAACTTACAACAAGCTGGGGCGCCCCCGTAGGAGACAATCAGAATTCAATGACAGCAGGTTCCCGTGGACCCACTTTGCTGCAGGATGTTCATCTGCTCGAGAAACTGGCCCATTTCAACAGAGAACGTGTTCCAGAGCGTGTCGTTCACGCCAAAGGGGCCGGTGCTCATGGATATTTTGAGGTTACACAGGATTTGTCCCAATATACCAAAGCGGCCTTCTTGTCTGAAGTAGGCAAGCGCACCCCTATGTTTATCCGCTTTTCAACCGTGGCCGGTGAGCTGGGTTCTGCCGATACTGTGCGCGACCCGCGCGGTTTTGCCGTTAAATTTTACACTGAGGAAGGCAATTATGATCTTGTCGGCAACAATACGCCGGTTTTCTTCATCCGAGATGCGATCAAGTTCCCGGATTTCATCCATACCCAGAAACGTCATCCGCAGACTCACCTGAAAAATCCGAACGCGGTGTGGGATTTCTGGTCATTATCGCCCGAGTCGCTGCACCAGGTTACCATCCTGATGTCAGACCGCGGTATTCCGGCAACGCTCCGTCATATGCACGGGTTCGGAAGCCATACGTTTAAGTGGGTTAATGCCGAGGGTAAGGCTGTGTGGGTGAAATATCATTTTAAAACAGAACAGGGTGTAAGAAATCTGGATGTCAACCTGGCGGCACAGCTTGCTGGTGAGAATCCGGATTATCATACCGAGGACTTATTTAACGCCATTGATAAAGGCGATTTCCCGGCATGGAGACTGTGTGTGCAGATTATGCCGGAGGAGGATGCGGATACGTACCGGTTCGATCCTTTTGACGTAACCAAGGTCTGGTCGCAGAAGGATTATCCGTTGATTGAGGTCGGCCGCATGGTACTGGACCGTAATCCTGAGAACTATTTCGCAGAAGTTGAGCAGGCCACCTTCTCCCCAGGTTCATTCGTGCCCGGAATTGAAGCATCACCCGACAAAATGCTCCAGGGGCGCCTGTTCGCTTATGCCGATGCCCACCGTTACCGGGTAGGTGCCAACCACAACCAGCTGCCGATTAACCGGCCTGTCGCCGAGGTGAACAATAACCAGCGTGACGGTGCGATGAATTCCACCAGCAATGGCGGCGGGTCCGTCTACTACGAGCCTAACAGCTTTGGCGGTGCTACAGAATCTCCGCAGCATAAGCCTGCAGCTTTTAAAGTTTCCGGCCAGGCAGACAGTGTGCCTTACGATCACAACGATCATTATACACAAGCTGGTGATCTGTACCGTCTGCTGAGTGAAGAGGAACGTGCCCGGCTTGTCCAGAATATCGTAGGGGCCATGACACCTGTGGAATACGATGAGATCAAAATCCGCCAGATCGGCCACTTCTACAAAGCTGATCCTGAGTTCGGGCAGCGTGTGGCTGCCGGACTTGGATTGCCTGTACCTGCAGCTGAATAA
- the glgP gene encoding alpha-glucan family phosphorylase: MNQNKLPSVAYFSMEYGLHSDFKMYAGGLGILAGDYIKGAKDIGAPIIPIGLKWKQGYTDQKIDANGNPYDSYHNYVYDFLEDTGVKVTVKVRKTDVVCKVWKTEQFGNSPLYLLDTDIPENSDAWITGQLYGWFGEERIAQEIVLGIGGVKAMRALQIPIDVYHFNEGHAALAAIELIREKMSGGSTFEEAWKATREEVVFTTHTPIKEGNETHPLDRLEYMSAFNGLTRDQMERIGGEPFNMTVAGLRLSRISNAVAQLHADTANKMWKEVAGRSEIIGITNAIHTPTWVDERMTRAFEEGGDLWATHQEIKNELIGFIEERSGIALNPDNLLIGFSRRAAPYKRSDLIFSQPEVIEPYLRDGKIQIVFSGKAHPLDDNGKKIVSNLVAMMKKYPKSVVFLENYDMTIGAQLTRGSDIWLNNPRRPLEASGTSGMKAAMNGVLNCSILDGWWPEACIDGENGWQIGDGFETTDFAVLDKHDSDALYDTLLNRVVPTFYENRDKWVEMMHKSIETTRTEFASKRMLDEYYNKMYIKG, translated from the coding sequence GTGAACCAGAACAAATTACCGTCTGTCGCTTATTTCAGCATGGAGTATGGCTTGCATTCCGACTTCAAAATGTATGCCGGCGGCCTGGGCATCCTTGCTGGAGATTACATCAAAGGTGCAAAGGACATTGGTGCCCCAATCATCCCTATCGGACTGAAGTGGAAGCAAGGCTACACGGACCAGAAAATTGATGCGAATGGCAATCCCTATGACTCTTACCACAATTATGTCTATGATTTTCTAGAAGATACAGGGGTTAAGGTTACTGTAAAAGTCAGAAAAACCGATGTGGTCTGCAAAGTGTGGAAAACCGAGCAATTCGGCAATAGCCCCCTTTACCTGCTTGATACGGATATCCCGGAGAACAGTGATGCCTGGATTACCGGCCAGCTGTACGGCTGGTTTGGTGAAGAACGGATCGCACAGGAGATTGTGCTCGGCATTGGCGGGGTGAAGGCAATGCGTGCGCTGCAGATTCCGATCGATGTCTATCATTTCAATGAAGGCCATGCTGCGCTGGCTGCAATCGAGCTAATCCGTGAGAAGATGTCCGGCGGCAGCACCTTTGAAGAAGCCTGGAAAGCGACACGCGAAGAAGTTGTGTTCACAACCCACACACCGATAAAGGAAGGCAATGAGACCCATCCGCTAGACCGTCTGGAGTACATGAGTGCCTTTAACGGCTTAACCCGTGACCAAATGGAGCGGATCGGCGGTGAACCGTTCAACATGACCGTGGCCGGCCTACGCCTGTCCCGGATCTCCAATGCCGTTGCCCAGCTGCACGCCGATACTGCTAATAAAATGTGGAAAGAGGTTGCCGGCAGATCGGAAATCATCGGCATCACCAATGCCATTCATACCCCTACCTGGGTAGACGAACGGATGACCCGCGCCTTCGAGGAAGGCGGCGATCTATGGGCTACACATCAAGAGATCAAGAATGAACTGATCGGCTTTATTGAGGAGCGTTCCGGCATTGCCTTGAATCCCGACAATCTGCTGATCGGCTTCTCCCGCCGTGCCGCACCTTACAAGCGCAGCGACCTGATTTTCTCCCAGCCGGAAGTGATCGAGCCTTACCTGAGAGACGGCAAAATCCAAATCGTCTTCTCCGGCAAAGCCCATCCGCTGGATGACAACGGCAAAAAAATCGTCAGCAACCTCGTCGCTATGATGAAGAAGTATCCGAAGAGCGTAGTTTTCTTGGAAAACTACGACATGACGATCGGTGCACAGCTGACCCGGGGATCCGACATTTGGCTCAACAATCCGCGCAGACCGCTGGAAGCGAGCGGAACCTCCGGAATGAAGGCTGCGATGAACGGGGTGCTGAACTGCTCCATCCTGGATGGCTGGTGGCCGGAAGCCTGCATTGACGGGGAGAATGGCTGGCAGATTGGCGACGGTTTTGAAACTACTGATTTCGCAGTGCTCGACAAGCATGACAGCGACGCACTATATGATACCCTCCTGAACCGGGTAGTCCCGACCTTTTATGAGAACCGTGATAAATGGGTAGAAATGATGCACAAGAGTATCGAAACTACCCGCACCGAATTCGCAAGCAAACGAATGCTGGATGAATACTACAACAAAATGTACATCAAGGGTTAA
- a CDS encoding copper amine oxidase N-terminal domain-containing protein, translating into MKKFLSIFASCLVAVSMMSGAALAKSENGNGKGNSNGNSTKEAVVKPAATPAATPAADKAKEKEKEKGNEKAKESVTSVTYATYENKGHNGYKGLLNAIENVKDKPAGAVIAGLLLTKYNTELTPEMKAELEAIQDKDAALSALADMLKERGSVTDAVYVQKEAILANVKNLNSYKKLGELYAQTGQNGIKLYVNGEESTSAVAPILKAGTTLVPFKAIAEALQAEVVWNAKDRSVTMTREGTTVKLFIDKKTAYVNGQEIILQVTPAIVKGNTVVPARFVSEALKATVKWEPVSQSVVIYEE; encoded by the coding sequence ATGAAAAAATTCCTTAGTATCTTTGCAAGCTGTCTTGTGGCAGTCAGCATGATGTCGGGAGCGGCACTGGCAAAATCTGAAAACGGTAACGGAAAGGGTAACAGCAACGGTAACAGCACTAAAGAAGCTGTTGTGAAACCTGCTGCAACACCTGCTGCAACACCTGCAGCCGACAAAGCGAAAGAAAAGGAAAAAGAGAAGGGCAATGAAAAGGCTAAAGAGAGCGTTACTTCTGTTACATATGCTACATATGAAAACAAGGGTCATAATGGATATAAAGGGCTTCTGAATGCCATTGAAAATGTGAAGGACAAGCCGGCAGGGGCTGTTATAGCCGGGTTGTTGTTGACCAAATATAATACTGAGCTGACACCGGAAATGAAAGCTGAGCTGGAGGCCATTCAAGATAAGGATGCTGCGCTGTCGGCACTTGCGGATATGCTGAAGGAGCGGGGAAGTGTAACTGACGCAGTGTATGTTCAGAAGGAAGCTATTTTGGCCAATGTCAAGAATCTGAATTCATACAAAAAGCTTGGTGAGCTGTATGCACAAACCGGTCAAAACGGGATAAAGCTGTATGTTAACGGCGAAGAGTCTACCTCAGCAGTTGCTCCAATTCTTAAAGCCGGAACTACTTTAGTACCGTTCAAGGCTATTGCGGAGGCCCTCCAGGCTGAGGTGGTCTGGAACGCGAAGGATCGCTCTGTTACCATGACCCGGGAAGGGACTACCGTGAAGCTGTTTATCGATAAGAAGACTGCATATGTCAACGGTCAGGAAATCATTCTCCAGGTGACGCCTGCCATCGTTAAGGGCAATACTGTGGTGCCTGCCCGCTTTGTCAGTGAAGCCTTGAAGGCCACTGTCAAATGGGAGCCGGTATCCCAATCAGTAGTTATCTACGAAGAGTAG
- the rbsK gene encoding ribokinase: MIIGSLNMDMVVRTSRAPEAGETLFGQAFALSPGGKGANQAVAAARLGAEVTMIGRVGKDGFGRELLEVMRHEGVHTQYIGQSETQATGVASIVVDEEGENRIIVVPGANLEMGREDIAALAPVISQAEMVVMQLETDLRMCEQAASMAYSYGIPVILNPAPARALNDELLQHVAYLTPNETEAGILSGMEVNSITDAGKAARILLQKGVANVIVTLGAKGALIVNDTGSQHIPGFPVQAVDTVAAGDSFNGALAYQLTSGKTLAEAVRFANAVGALAVGKHGAIPSLPQLAEVEQLLKESAGA; this comes from the coding sequence GTGATAATTGGCAGCCTGAATATGGACATGGTCGTGCGCACAAGCCGGGCTCCTGAGGCCGGAGAGACCTTGTTTGGACAGGCCTTTGCCTTGTCTCCAGGCGGAAAAGGGGCTAACCAGGCTGTAGCCGCCGCCCGTCTTGGCGCAGAGGTGACGATGATCGGCAGAGTGGGCAAGGATGGTTTTGGCCGTGAACTGCTTGAGGTCATGCGGCACGAGGGGGTCCATACGCAGTATATAGGGCAAAGTGAAACCCAGGCTACAGGTGTAGCTTCCATCGTAGTGGATGAAGAAGGGGAGAACCGGATTATCGTTGTGCCTGGGGCGAATCTTGAAATGGGACGTGAGGATATCGCAGCACTGGCACCGGTTATCAGCCAAGCGGAAATGGTGGTCATGCAGCTGGAAACGGATCTACGTATGTGTGAACAGGCTGCGTCTATGGCGTATAGCTATGGGATCCCGGTGATTCTCAACCCTGCCCCGGCCCGCGCCCTTAACGATGAATTGTTACAGCATGTGGCCTACCTGACTCCAAATGAAACGGAGGCAGGCATACTCTCGGGAATGGAAGTGAACAGCATCACGGATGCCGGGAAGGCCGCGCGGATTCTGCTGCAAAAAGGCGTAGCGAATGTAATCGTTACGCTCGGTGCCAAAGGGGCACTGATTGTGAATGATACCGGCAGCCAGCACATTCCGGGATTTCCGGTACAAGCCGTGGATACGGTTGCTGCCGGAGATTCTTTTAACGGTGCGCTGGCCTATCAGCTGACCTCCGGAAAAACGCTTGCGGAAGCCGTCCGTTTCGCTAATGCTGTCGGTGCGCTGGCGGTAGGCAAGCACGGGGCAATTCCATCACTGCCGCAGCTGGCGGAGGTTGAACAGCTCCTCAAGGAATCGGCCGGAGCCTAA
- the aroD gene encoding type I 3-dehydroquinate dehydratase, which translates to MSGTVTVKNVTLGEGIPKICVPLVSGTLAELEKEAEALKALAPDVVEWRSDYWAGVDDIAAVMEALERIQSILPDIPLIFTFRSAREGGEKEISTEYYIQLNKAAAESGWVDIIDVELFNEETVVRDLIAAAHACGVFVILSNHDFEGTPSEEEIVSRLCRAQELGGDLPKIAVMPGSPGDVLTLLAATNKMQEQYADRPIITMSMAGEGVISRLAGEIFGSALTFGAAHKPSAPGQVAVTELRRVLELLHRSL; encoded by the coding sequence ATGAGCGGTACTGTAACGGTTAAAAATGTAACGCTGGGTGAGGGAATACCTAAAATCTGTGTACCGCTGGTTAGTGGCACATTGGCTGAACTGGAAAAAGAGGCTGAGGCGCTGAAAGCTCTCGCACCGGATGTAGTCGAGTGGCGGAGCGATTATTGGGCCGGAGTGGACGATATCGCAGCAGTTATGGAAGCACTGGAGCGGATTCAGTCCATTCTGCCGGACATTCCGCTGATCTTCACGTTCCGCAGCGCCAGGGAAGGCGGGGAGAAGGAGATCTCCACCGAATATTATATTCAGCTCAATAAAGCGGCCGCTGAGAGCGGCTGGGTCGATATTATCGATGTGGAGCTGTTCAACGAGGAGACTGTCGTACGTGATTTAATTGCGGCTGCCCATGCCTGCGGGGTGTTCGTAATCCTGTCCAATCATGATTTTGAGGGAACGCCGTCCGAAGAGGAGATTGTTTCCCGGCTGTGCAGGGCACAGGAGCTTGGAGGCGATCTGCCGAAGATTGCCGTTATGCCGGGCAGTCCGGGGGATGTGCTGACACTGCTGGCAGCAACGAATAAGATGCAGGAGCAATATGCGGACCGTCCCATCATTACGATGTCCATGGCCGGAGAAGGGGTAATAAGCCGCCTGGCCGGAGAAATCTTCGGCTCGGCGCTGACCTTTGGTGCAGCACACAAGCCCTCGGCTCCGGGCCAGGTAGCGGTAACAGAGCTGCGCAGAGTGCTGGAGCTGCTGCACCGCAGCCTGTGA
- a CDS encoding carboxymuconolactone decarboxylase family protein — MTTERYNRGWEKLMEVDGTGGAKVIESLKDISPDLGQFVIEFAFGDIYTRDGLDLRQRQLITISSLTTLGGCEPQLNVHINAALNVGLSPKQIVEAILHCAPYAGFPRVLNATFVAKDVFKSRGITVEDQQKDSSD, encoded by the coding sequence ATGACTACAGAACGTTATAATCGCGGTTGGGAAAAGCTGATGGAGGTGGATGGTACCGGGGGAGCCAAAGTGATTGAATCGTTGAAAGACATCTCTCCCGATTTAGGACAATTTGTAATCGAGTTTGCTTTTGGCGATATTTATACCCGTGATGGGCTGGATTTGCGGCAGCGCCAACTGATCACCATCTCCTCACTCACCACTCTCGGCGGCTGTGAACCACAGCTTAACGTTCACATCAATGCTGCGCTTAATGTAGGACTCTCTCCTAAACAAATAGTAGAAGCCATCCTGCACTGCGCGCCTTACGCCGGATTTCCGCGTGTGCTGAATGCAACCTTTGTGGCTAAGGACGTATTTAAGTCACGGGGAATCACGGTGGAGGATCAGCAAAAAGACAGCTCCGACTGA
- a CDS encoding MerR family transcriptional regulator: MNKLLTIQEMSRLTGLSAHTLRYYEKVGMLEGVSRNEQGYRAYSEADVSWVQFLVILRELDIPIREMKRYSDLRSQGLSTVHERRLMLEAHQSRVQQQMQKLGDNLGKIEGKIQYYKEMEEEAEA; encoded by the coding sequence ATGAACAAGTTACTTACGATTCAGGAAATGTCCCGCCTAACGGGACTATCCGCGCATACGCTGCGGTATTACGAGAAGGTAGGCATGCTGGAGGGCGTGTCCAGGAATGAACAGGGATACCGTGCCTATTCCGAGGCCGATGTGTCTTGGGTTCAGTTTCTGGTCATTCTGAGGGAGCTGGATATTCCAATCCGGGAAATGAAGCGTTATTCCGATCTGCGCAGCCAGGGTCTCTCCACCGTCCATGAGAGACGATTGATGCTGGAGGCCCATCAGAGCAGGGTCCAGCAGCAGATGCAGAAGCTCGGCGATAATCTCGGGAAGATTGAGGGCAAGATTCAATACTACAAAGAAATGGAGGAAGAGGCGGAAGCTTAG
- a CDS encoding MerR family transcriptional regulator, whose protein sequence is MEYTVQKLGALAGISTRTLRYYDEFGLLRPARINSSGYRIYGQAEVDLLQQILFYRELGLTLEAIKEIVTSPSFDSAQALREHHEKLLQRRNQLDELIANVEQTLAQSEGRMTMSNEEKFAGFKQKLIDDNEQKYGQEVREKYGGEAVEKSNRKLSNMTEEQYTALQQLEADMFESLEQAMEEGDSASELAQKAADLHRQWLSFYWDTYTKEAHAGVAQMYVDDERFTAYYDKVRPGMAKFLRDAVHVYTGTGQE, encoded by the coding sequence ATGGAATATACCGTACAGAAGCTGGGGGCGCTTGCGGGGATCAGCACACGGACGCTGCGTTATTACGATGAGTTCGGACTTCTGAGGCCTGCAAGAATTAACTCCTCGGGATACCGTATTTACGGCCAGGCTGAAGTAGATCTGCTGCAGCAGATTCTGTTTTACCGCGAGCTCGGCCTAACCCTGGAGGCAATCAAGGAAATCGTAACCTCACCGTCCTTTGACAGTGCACAGGCTCTGCGGGAACACCATGAGAAGCTGCTTCAGCGGAGGAATCAGCTGGATGAGCTGATTGCGAACGTCGAGCAGACACTGGCCCAATCAGAAGGGAGAATGACCATGAGTAATGAAGAGAAATTCGCAGGCTTTAAGCAGAAGCTTATCGACGATAACGAGCAGAAATACGGACAAGAGGTCCGGGAGAAATACGGCGGGGAAGCCGTAGAGAAGTCGAACCGCAAGCTGAGCAATATGACGGAAGAGCAGTACACTGCCCTTCAGCAGCTCGAAGCAGACATGTTCGAGTCACTGGAGCAGGCGATGGAGGAAGGCGATTCTGCCAGCGAGCTGGCGCAAAAAGCCGCTGACCTGCACCGCCAGTGGCTCAGCTTCTACTGGGACACTTACACGAAGGAAGCCCATGCCGGAGTTGCCCAGATGTACGTGGATGATGAGCGGTTTACCGCATACTATGACAAGGTCCGTCCCGGCATGGCCAAGTTTCTGAGGGATGCCGTTCATGTGTATACCGGGACCGGGCAAGAGTAG
- a CDS encoding 3'-5' exonuclease — MDYIILDIEFNGRKFASEHPMEVIEIGAVRLDASLQLKDEFSALIKPIYFSTLNSFIKKKTGIPQEDIDVADRFPKVITAFRAWLDQSPDGVLLLTWGGEDMKRIIQDIRMHKMDDAYWMAATYFDLLKGVLRARGLSNDISVEGAMALFGLEPSGSAHRALDDAKMTAEIFRAVFPELDFERSQHYVDTFSNARERKTVKIAIKAMTSQKIVPTWELVAEHYFPGEDALADPRKAAELQAYFAAQLGKK, encoded by the coding sequence GTGGATTATATTATTCTGGACATCGAATTCAACGGCCGCAAATTTGCCAGCGAGCATCCTATGGAGGTCATTGAGATTGGAGCCGTCCGGTTAGACGCTTCATTGCAGCTTAAGGATGAGTTCTCCGCCTTAATCAAACCTATATATTTCTCTACCCTGAATTCGTTTATTAAGAAAAAAACCGGCATCCCCCAAGAGGATATCGATGTCGCTGACCGGTTCCCCAAAGTCATTACCGCGTTCCGGGCCTGGCTCGATCAAAGCCCTGACGGCGTTCTGCTCCTGACCTGGGGCGGCGAGGACATGAAACGGATCATTCAGGACATCCGGATGCACAAAATGGACGACGCCTACTGGATGGCGGCAACCTATTTTGATCTCCTCAAAGGGGTGCTGCGTGCACGCGGACTCAGCAATGACATCAGCGTTGAAGGTGCGATGGCGCTGTTTGGGCTTGAGCCTTCCGGCTCCGCCCACCGGGCGCTAGACGATGCCAAGATGACTGCAGAGATTTTCCGTGCAGTCTTCCCGGAGCTGGACTTTGAGCGGTCCCAGCACTATGTGGACACCTTCTCCAATGCCAGAGAGCGCAAAACGGTCAAAATTGCGATCAAAGCCATGACCTCGCAAAAAATCGTCCCCACCTGGGAGCTGGTTGCCGAGCACTACTTCCCGGGTGAAGACGCTTTGGCCGATCCCCGCAAAGCGGCGGAACTGCAGGCCTATTTTGCAGCACAGCTGGGCAAGAAGTAA
- a CDS encoding nuclear transport factor 2 family protein: MEDNKEAVLKRHICELEEKLLSAEVRTCPEELSGLLADDFFEFGSSGRVWYKKDLMGEDGAGEVRMSLSGFELHLLSETAALTTYRILNEETGGATLRSSVWKLQNGRWQMFFHQGTPAGSPSHPLPLICSAISL, from the coding sequence ATGGAAGATAACAAGGAAGCAGTGCTCAAGAGGCATATCTGCGAACTGGAAGAAAAACTGCTGAGCGCGGAGGTACGGACCTGCCCGGAGGAGCTGTCCGGGCTGCTCGCAGATGATTTTTTTGAATTCGGAAGCTCGGGAAGAGTGTGGTATAAGAAGGATTTAATGGGGGAGGACGGGGCAGGTGAGGTCCGGATGAGCTTGAGCGGGTTCGAACTTCATCTGTTGTCTGAGACGGCCGCTCTTACTACTTACCGGATTCTGAACGAAGAAACGGGGGGAGCGACGCTGCGCAGCTCGGTTTGGAAGCTACAAAACGGCCGCTGGCAAATGTTCTTTCATCAAGGGACGCCGGCCGGGAGTCCAAGCCATCCATTGCCGTTGATCTGCTCCGCTATTAGTCTCTGA